In Toxoplasma gondii ME49 chromosome VIII, whole genome shotgun sequence, a single genomic region encodes these proteins:
- a CDS encoding CRAL/TRIO domain-containing protein (encoded by transcript TGME49_269390) produces MASLGHDGTEGANLSLGRRLTGKPSPPQPLPPPTHPLDSPRSNERRAQAEKLADASVRQRELQLRQRRAVHQKQRRRYRSTEATRNGGNDSQATDAPRGRTQESFLGLLFSLSAHKSRWQRWTENSGCDWRSRIGGTVSWPSRWPFGFGDSEETDVAQGAPDLPLKDRAHARGRSSDPAEHFSSDLTCSPRTLHLPALVLPDAFLSPASSKTPRLSPIFSADQEEDIPLPDNSRGGEDLGCCDARVQPTQNAAPSLHKGARRDCRRSSQLSPSEQRLPRGSGLAARPTRTLSFKTEPFVAVTLDLSPLTSTNSPPSSPLSSTMAEEVLPLEGTCVKRGSSAASALQSPYASSSAAPPSPSSSYVLSAPLSCGSSPNLLSWSSLSPCGPASLGRLARKNSGGPAGEVSGACVPGANDAGGKGSSVSPFLREPLPPFFLQEGPTPAMVDAFYQFIEVAHDIRQAVLLEINVSSRPRSRSGGDSTTIAEDVSAAEAAHVLKEPSSSLEVEELAGTYRLLRFLQGYDFNVSEAAQAYKRHVIWRITQRIDNAMRDFILREMVLPLTPEKAVDHAAVSRNFPNNQLLRCSKQTERVSETKSSRERPLHAFEAVTSRGTALPLAPDAKNRDESKGEAKTLNEQQDFFCRYGSTSSAASSSTSASSCISSSSFNLFSSSPGSSSACGPSGSSREVASPPDGNLFSFASPTVTPQILLDRQGNIITVARPGLLDERRLFEEVSEDTFLKWHCYQLEFRNILLDRLSRQKGRLVQATSILDLEGLSARSINRHALGILRQLIYVTSENYPESLSHIFFINTPRLFSAVWGTLQGWLKERTVAKIHILEGDYEAELHKYIDPACLPPSLGGVCTSPLACIRTFSKTELLSARLGGGHSILHIGARRREHVDFEVPKGACLSWAWVLVEHDVSFQVKWRPAAGNEERPMLEMKKHQGSRVVRGSIKADQDGTVSLIFDNSWGLFSHRTIFYKLHLEDSATPASCS; encoded by the exons ATGGCATCGTTGGGTCACGATGGTACTGAAGGAGCAAATCTGTCTCTAGGGCGGCGTTTGACAGGAAAACCGAGTCCACCACAGCCTCTGCCTCCCCCGACTCACCCGCTCGATTCGCCTCGCTCTAACGAGCGCCGTGCACAGGCAGAGAAGCTTGCCGATGCAAGTGTTCGACAGCGTGAACTCCAGCTTCGCCAGCGGCGGGCCGTACACCAAAAACAGCGGAGGCGATACAGAAGCACCGAGGCGACGCGAAACGGAGGCAATGACAGTCAAGCAACGGATGCACCTCGAGGGAGGACGCAGGAATCTTTCCTCGgtttgctcttttctctctcggcacACAAGTCCCGGTGGCAACGGTGGACAGAAAATTCGGGATGTGATTGGCGAAGCCGCATCGGTGGCACGGTGTCTTGGCCCAGTAGATGGCCTTTCGGTTTTGGAGACtcggaggagacagatgtAGCGCAAGGCGCTCCTGATCTACCTTTAAAAGACAGAGCACATGCGCGCGGCAGGTCATCAGACCCCGCAGAGCACTTTTCGTCCGATCTAACCTGTTCTCCACGCACTCTCCACCTGCCGGCTCTCGTGCTGCCGGACGCTTTCCTGTCGCCCGCCAGTTCGAAGACCCCGCGACTTTCTCCGattttctctgcagaccaAGAGGAGGACATTCCGTTGCCTGATAACAGTCGTGGGGGCGAGGACCTAGGCTGTTGTGACGCACGGGTGCAGCCGACACAAAACGCGGCACCGAGTCTGCACAAGGGAGCACGCAGAGATTGTCGCAGATCCAGCCAACTGTCCCCGTCTGAGCAAAGACTCCCACGGGGGTCTGGTCTGGCGGCCAGACCGACGCGGACGCTTTCGTTCAAAACAGAGCCGTTTGTTGCCGTCACGCTGGATCTGTCTCCACTCACATCCACCAACTCGcccccttcgtctccactgtcGTCGACAATGGCCGAGGAGGTGCTGCCGCTCGAAGGCACTTGCGTCAAACGCGGTTCGTCCGCGGCGTCGGCGCTGCAGTCACCTTATGCCAGCTCTTCAGCTGCTCCGCCCTCGCCATCCTCTTCCTACGTTCTCTCGGCGCCCTTGTCCTGTGGATCTTCGCCGAACCTTCTGTCGTggtcttccttgtctccgtgTGGCCCCGCCTCGTTGGGCCGGTTGGCACGAAAGAACAGCGGAGGCCCAGCAGGAGAAGTAAGCGGCGCATGCGTGCCGGGCGCGAACGACGCTGGTGGCAAAggttcgtctgtctcgcctttccttcgcgAGCCCCTGcccccgttttttctccaggaGGGCCCCACACCCGCGATGGTCGACGCTTTTTATCAATTCATCGAAGTCGCACACGACATTCGACAGGCAGTGCTGTTGGAGATTAACGTGTCGTCGCGGCCGCGCTCGCGTTCTGGTGGAGACTCGACGACTATCGCAGAAGATGTTTCCGCAGCTGAGGCTGCTCACGTCCTCAAAGAGCCGTCATCTTCTTTGGAAGTTGAGGAACTGGCAGGAACATACcggcttctccgtttccttcagGGCTATGATTTTAATGTCAGTGAAGCAGCTCAGGCCTACAAACGGCACGTCATTTGGCGAATAACGCAAAGGATTGACAACGCAATGCGTGACTTCATCCTC cgAGAGATGGTGCTGCCGCTGACTCCGGAGAAAGCAGTGGATCACGCCGCAGTTTCCCGGAACTTCCCGAATAATCaacttcttcgctgctcgaAGCAAACGGAAAGAGTCAGTGAAACGAAGAGCTCCAGAGAGCGTCCCCTTCACGCGTTTGAAGCTGTCACCAGCAGAGGAACGGCGTTGCCGCTTGCGCCTGACGcaaagaacagagacgaatCCAAGGGCGAGGCGAAAACCCTGAACGAACAACAGGATTTCTTCTGTCGTTATGGTTCGACTTCTTCcgctgcatcttcttcgacgtctgcttcttcctgtatttcttcgtcttcatttaatttgttctcttcctcgcctggCTCTTCCTCCGCGTGCGGCCCTTCTGGTAGTTCAAGGGAagtcgcgtctccgcctgATGGAAATCTTTTTTCGTTCGCGTCTCCAACCGTAACACCGCAAATTCTCCTGGACAGACAGGGGAACATCATCACAGTTGCGAGACCAG GTCTCCTTGATGAGCGGCGTCTTTTCGAGGAGGTGTCTGAGGACACCTTTTTGAAGTGGCATTGCTACCAGCTCGAATTTCGCAACATTCTCCTCGACAG ATTATCACGCCAGAAAGGGCGATTGGTCCAGGCGACCTCCATTCTCGATCTCGAAGGCCTATCTGCGAGATCCATAAATCGGCACGCACTCGG AATTCTTCGGCAACTCATATACGTGACTAGCGAGAACTACCCCGAGTCGCTGAGCCACATTTTTTTCATTAACACACCGCGCCTCTTCAGTGCCGTCTGGGGGACTCTGCAAGGCTGGCTGAAGGAGCGAACTGTCGCCAAAATCCACATCCTCG AAGGAGACTACGAAGCTGAATTGCACAAGTACATCGATCCTGCCTGTCTTCCTCCATCCCTCGGGGGCGTGTGCACTTCTCctcttgcatgcatccgGACGTTCTCGAAAACAGAACTTCT GTCGGCTCGCCTCGGAGGCGGTCACTCGATTCTTCACATCGGagcgcgacggagagagcaCGTTGATTTCGAG GTTCCCAAAGGTGCCTGTCTTTCCTGGGCGTGGGTCCTTGTCGAGCACGACGTGAGCTTTCAAGTCAAGTGGCGTCCTGCG GCGGGGAATGAAGAACGGCCTATGctggagatgaagaagcacCAAGGAAGTCG GGTGGTTCGAGGCTCTATAAAGGCCGACCAAGATGGTACGGTCTCGCTCATCTTCGATAACTCCTGGGGCCTGTTCTCTCACCGGACAATCTTCTACAAA CTGCATCTTGAGGACTCTGCTACACCTGCATCATGTTCGTAG
- a CDS encoding hypothetical protein (encoded by transcript TGME49_269380) — protein sequence MKRFLFGSFILWAGLCGLAAIDEAEAQWGISRNGRWGAHRASGGGATFSASRGTGAPSVVADSGTSSSRDLSPPVALPSSAAASGGTTFSPYAARVAAAAGPGPVTPFASPANSATPPPLTQYSPRQGPVTYPTTSEPFPSTRTSTTFSPASPAWAPRPAQANTSGSSGLSNFIEGTTRPAWNPTSVSPSLPVNRGSEAFLSRQPQSLTNYSTRIAPANASRSNGPASVASSGDSSIPASLGTSDSHELLPVTRLDFTETRLSSTRGINGMNTWGTSPVAAASDTGVPWTGMSLSERTDENWSTATAAGPRTSVPNSMSGARTQSLVGGAAAVNFRSEGFQQASSDTNVSRSWTTSTAETSNPAGQEGGDWTMRSSRAAWSNTNESIPTQSPNSSRGTTGRNVWASANGSEGQATAYELSTHTPFRSGDTPSWTSSTPVQSASDNIEQRPWETTESAAFPSANASEGSHRSADHGSTSSVRNSDANRPTESSFYASNVPRNNASSWDAATPVGRATDASTSDSDRLPGADTSNTASLLPNTNSRRNYGQLPPLDGPLMQPIPFSTGSTGNLDTSGGFRSGDSSVFSSREETVNSRDSRIHQLPSPVDRPTYVSDHSPPATLGLPFALPMTVESGTGSFPGQSSLSANATGARYDSSVESRGTEITPDSPPAAASVYQPSNATTPVPSHRSGSQARGAEANDGEFSYSFSSRQAMVDHIEPSQGLLPFSGSEEERDTMKREPQETFRMNYCDDGSSQCGERSGMIPPPTDRNVTTVLSELPGSTFLRSNPISQTDDDEVGLHRVGYIPPSAFNGNETGAGGSRAEPGGRNFGQQPRDPGELLYGGLNDYLKDAEDPYAGYLGALSRAPYQEKSPDVSATTTSPPYTYPATYNPYSDNIDVDQIPDSPYHNYAYAEDPFPSPYSTHSRLENYGAEFNNRYYHERRIAPNISWGDYTQRKKALEEARKREEQLLQEGRIGVLEASETSFQGLIGYPSGPHPTNT from the coding sequence ATGAAACGATTCCTGTTCGGAAGCTTTATTCTTTGGGCAGGCCTCTGCGGGCTTGCAGCAATTGATGAGGCAGAGGCGCAGTGGGGAATCTCACGAAATGGGCGTTGGGGAGCGCATCGGGCCTCTGGAGGGGGGGCCACGTTTTCCGCGTCCCGTGGAACCGGCGCCCCAAGCGTGGTGGCTGATAGTGGGACCTCGAGCTCGAGAGACCTTTCTCCACCAGTGGCACTACCTTCCTCAGCGGCAGCATCGGGAGGAACAACCTTCTCCCCCTATGCTGCCCGGGTGGCTGCTGCCGCGGGCCCAGGTCCCGTCACgccgttcgcttctcctgcgAATTCTGCCACACCGCCTCCGTTGACGCAGTACTCACCTAGACAAGGACCAGTGACATATCCAACCACTTCGGAGCCTTTTCCTTCAACAAGAACATCGACAACCTTCAGTCCAGCATCTCCAGCCTGGGCTCCACGACCGGCCCAGGCGAATACCTCAGGCAGTTCAGGGCTATCCAATTTCATTGAAGGTACGACACGTCCTGCTTGGAATCCGACGTCCGTGAGTCCGTCGCTGCCAGTTAATCGTGGCTCGGAGGCTTTCTTGAGTAGGCAACCTCAGAGTCTAACGAATTACTCGACACGTATAGCTCCAGCCAATGCATCGAGGTCAAATGGACCTGCCAGTGTCGCCTCCAGCGGTGACTCGAGCATACCAGCCTCACTTGGAACGTCTGACAGTCATGAGCTTCTCCCTGTAACGCGTCTTGACTTCACGGAGACACGGTTAAGCTCAACTCGAGGTATAAATGGAATGAATACCTGGGGAACTTCACCGGTGGCCGCTGCGAGCGATACCGGTGTGCCTTGGACTGGCATGTCGCTGTCAGAGAGAACCGACGAGAACTGGAGCACTGCAACGGCCGCAGGTCCAAGGACCTCGGTGCCAAATAGCATGAGTGGTGCCAGAACACAGTCACTGGTCGGCGGCGCAGCAGCAGTCAATTTTCGCAGTGAGGGCTTCCAACAGGCTTCATCCGACACTAACGTGTCCCGAAGCTGGACAACTAGCACTGCAGAAACATCAAACCCTGCTGGTCAAGAGGGCGGAGACTGGACCATGCGCTCCAGCAGAGCGGCTTGGAGCAACACGAATGAGAGTATTCCCACACAATCGCCTAACTCAAGTAGAGGTACCACTGGCCGTAATGTGTGGGCTTCTGCAAACGGAAGTGAAGGACAGGCAACTGCATATGAACTGTCGACACATACACCTTTCCGCAGTGGGGACACACCAAGCTGGACAAGCAGTACACCGGTACAAAGTGCATCTGACAACATAGAGCAGCGGCCATGGGAGACTACGGAATCAGCGGCATTTCCCTCCGCAAACGCTAGCGAAGGAAGTCACAGGTCGGCAGACCATGGCTCCACCAGTTCAGTCAGGAACAGTGACGCAAACAGGCCGACAGAATCGTCATTTTATGCATCTAACGTACCACGAAACAACGCTTCTTCATGGGATGCCGCGACACCAGTTGGGAGGGCCACCGACGCATCAACCAGCGACTCGGATCGCTTGCCCGGGGCGGACACCAGCAACACGGCCTCACTTTTACCAAACACGAACTCAAGAAGAAACTATGGCCAACTGCCACCTTTGGATGGTCCATTGATGCAACCAATTCCATTTTCCACAGGCAGTACTGGAAACCTCGACACCTCGGGTGGCTTCAGATCCGGCGATTCGAGTGTGTTTTCcagtcgagaagagacggtCAATTCAAGAGACTCTCGCATACATCAGCTTCCTTCGCCGGTCGATAGGCCGACTTACGTCTCCGACCACTCACCTCCTGCTACTCTGGGTTTACCCTTCGCCCTGCCGATGACCGTCGAAAGTGGTACAGGATCGTTTCCTGGACAGTCGAGTTTGTCGGCGAACGCAACAGGAGCTCGTTACGACAGCTCAGTAGAGAGCCGAGGTACAGAGATAACTCCAGATTCGCCGCctgctgctgcgtctgtctACCAACCTAGCAACGCTACGACGCCGGTTCCCAGTCATCGTTCCGGGTCTCAAGCAAGGGGTGCCGAAGCAAATGACGGCGAATTCTCAtattctttttcctcgcggcAAGCAATGGTTGATCATATCGAGCCTTCTCAGGGCCTCCTACCCTTCAgcggaagtgaagaagaacgagacacGATGAAACGTGAACCACAAGAGACGTTTCGCATGAACTACTGTGACGACGGATCCTCCCAGTGCGGGGAGAGGTCAGGGATGATCCCCCCACCCACCGACCGAAACGTGACAACAGTACTGTCGGAACTCCCAGGCTCCACTTTTTTGAGATCCAATCCGATTTCACAAACAGATGATGACGAAGTGGGGCTCCATAGAGTTGGGTACATTCCGCCTTCTGCCTTTAACGGAAATGAAACGGGTGCAGGTGGAAGTAGAGCAGAACCTGGAGGTCGGAATTTCGGGCAGCAGCCGCGAGATCCAGGTGAACTCCTTTATGGAGGGTTGAACGACTACTtgaaagacgcagaagatcCCTACGCTGGCTACCTAGGTGCTCTGTCTAGAGCGCCCTACCAGGAGAAATCCCCTGATGTGTCTGCTACGACGACCTCTCCTCCGTACACGTATCCAGCCACATACAATCCTTACAGTGACAACATAGATGTCGATCAGATACCTGACAGCCCGTATCATAACTACGCGTACGCAGAGGACCCTTTTCCGAGTCCTTATAGCACTCATTCTCGTCTAGAGAATTACGGGGCCGAGTTTAACAATAGGTATTACCATGAGCGTCGGATCGCCCCCAATATCTCGTGGGGAGACTatacgcagagaaaaaaggcatTAGAAGAGGCTCGCaaacgagaagagcagcTGTTGCAAGAAGGGCGCATTGGAGTGCTGGAAGCCTCAGAAACGTCCTTCCAAGGCCTGATTGGGTATCCTTCAGGACCACATCCGACCAACACGTAG
- a CDS encoding oxidoreductase, short chain dehydrogenase/reductase family protein (encoded by transcript TGME49_269400~Signal peptide predicted by SignalP 2.0 HMM (probability 0.990) with cleavage site probability 0.249 at residue 40~Predicted trans-membrane domain (TMHMM2.0):14-37:62-85) has translation MEMPAVVQFLSAPGPLLALVFFFFLWTSATLLRLLWVSMAALLLRDCDLATKLLTERKTYWKNRVAWITGASSGIGLSLCRLLAARRCFVILSSRKKEDLISARDDAIDYSQRHGVKRSPEDFLLLPFDMKKPETFFGVVDEGRQWKGRIDFLFSNAGVACRGMMLPSSIDNEILQVNLLSQMEFVKLIVARMIQQQYGHIIFTNSMSARTTLGGRTAYSTAKGGLLNFSYGLSRELRGMGSPVRVTTVLPGYIRTSLCDRELYADGTVPKGVHVAKDIRTGLSSDRTAELMLRGSSRGLSEIWIGKNPDLFYMYAMYYVPDIANLVVDYGASSYARNIEEEIRQRRYVARRARGNGTGGPPPADEPGAGFKKRKASEDVVHSAPFSSPLSFPPERHQRDEDASPASVPYEMATHAGERRSRGDSLPPAKDGKATAESKSRANSRVLPDAYGPIETVANAISDAVSQLGRFGSMGSDTA, from the exons ATGGAGATGCCAGCTGTGGTACAATTTCTCAGTGCCCCCGGGCCGTTGCTGGCCTtagtcttcttctttttcttgtggACTTCCGCCACGCTacttcgccttctgtggGTTTCTATGGCGGCTCTGCTGCTGCGCGATTGCGACTTGGCTACCAAGCTTCTTACCGAGCGCAAAACCTATTGGAAAAATAGGGTCGCTTGGATCACCG GTGCCTCCAGTGGGATCGGCCTGAGCCTGTGCCGCTTGCTCGCTGCCAGGCGTTGCTTCGTGATTCTCTCCAGtaggaaaaaagaagattTGATTAGTGCTCGTGACGATGCAATCGACTACAGCCAACGACATGGAGTCAAACGGTCTCCTGAAgacttcctccttctcccctttgACATGAAGAAACCGGAAACCTTCTTTGGGGTTGTGGATGAAGGACGACAGTGGAAGGGCAGGATCGACTTCCTCTTTAGTAACGCAG GTGTCGCTTGCCGAGGCATGATGCTTCCCTCATCAATTGATAACGAAATCCTTCAAGTGAATCTCCTTTCGCAAATGGAATTTGTGAAGCTCATCGTTGCCCGCATGATTCAACAGCAATATGGACACATCATTTTTACCAATTCAATGAGCGCGAGAACCACCCTTGGAGGCCGGACCGCGTACAGCACAGCCAAAGGAGGTCTTCTCAATTTCTCATACGGACTCTCGC GTGAGCTGAGAGGAATGGGAAGTCCTGTGCGTGTAACAACCGTTCTGCCCGGTTACATCAGAACGTCGCTCTGCGACCGAGAGCTATACGCGGATGGAACGGTTCCGAAAGGCGTGCACGTCGCCAAAGACATTCGCACTG GTCTCTCTTCTGACCGAACAGCGGAGTTGATGCTCCGAGGCAGCTCTCGCGGTCTCTCTGAAATTTGGATCGGAAAGAATCCAGACCTTTTCTACATGTACGCCATGTACTACGTGCCAGATATCGCCAATTTGGTGGTTGACTACGGAGCCAGTTCCTACGCAAGAAACATCGAGGAGGAAATCCGACAGCGGCGCTATGTCGCGCGTCGCGCCCGCGGGAATGGCACCGGTGGACCGCCTCCCGCCGACGAACCAGGCGCCGGCTtcaagaagcgaaaagcgtCTGAAGATGTTGTGCATTCTGcccctttttcctctccgcttTCGTTTCCGCCTGAGCGACACCAACGAGATGAGGACGCATCGCCAGCGTCTGTCCCCTACGAGATGGCGACACATGCCGGTGAGAGGAGAAGCCGTGGCGACTCTTTGCCACCTGCGAAAGATGGCAAGGCAACAGCGGAATCTAAGAGCAGGGCCAACTCGAGAGTTCTTCCCGACGCATACGGCCCGATCGAGACTGTCGCGAATGCGATTTCAGACGCCGTCAGTCAACTAGGCAGGTTCGGGTCAATGGGATCTGACACCGCATGA